From the Halomonas meridiana genome, one window contains:
- the aroE gene encoding shikimate dehydrogenase, producing MTDRYCVFGNPIKHSKSPLIHGEFASQTQQAMRYTAELAPVEGFADAWRAFVADGGRGANVTVPFKGDAFALCDTLSHRAKRAQAVNTLIVGGNGRTYGDTTDGIGLVRDLAYHRVPLAGKRVLVIGAGGAVRGVLEPLLAEQPSEVVIVNRTAEKAEQLAHAFADLGTLQGGGFASIDGQFDLVINGTSASLSGELPPLPEMLFAEGAWAYDMMYGAEPTVFLQWAEPRGAKRLDGLGMLVEQAAESFFLWRNVRPETASVRSLLRQSLNE from the coding sequence ATGACTGATCGTTACTGCGTATTTGGCAACCCTATTAAGCACTCGAAATCCCCGCTGATCCATGGGGAATTTGCCAGTCAAACCCAGCAAGCCATGCGTTATACCGCTGAGCTCGCCCCTGTGGAGGGGTTTGCTGATGCTTGGCGAGCATTCGTCGCCGACGGCGGCCGTGGTGCGAACGTCACCGTGCCCTTCAAAGGCGATGCCTTTGCACTCTGCGATACGCTGAGTCACCGCGCCAAGCGCGCCCAGGCGGTGAATACGCTGATTGTGGGCGGTAACGGGCGTACCTATGGCGATACCACCGACGGTATTGGGTTAGTGCGGGATTTGGCCTATCACCGCGTCCCTCTGGCGGGTAAGCGTGTGCTGGTCATCGGCGCAGGCGGCGCGGTGCGCGGCGTATTGGAACCGCTGCTGGCGGAGCAGCCCAGTGAGGTCGTCATCGTCAACCGCACGGCGGAGAAAGCCGAGCAGCTGGCCCACGCGTTTGCCGACCTGGGCACTCTCCAGGGCGGCGGTTTTGCCTCCATCGACGGGCAATTCGACTTGGTGATCAACGGCACCAGTGCCAGCCTTTCAGGCGAGCTGCCGCCGCTGCCGGAGATGCTGTTTGCCGAAGGCGCCTGGGCCTATGACATGATGTACGGCGCTGAGCCGACGGTGTTTCTTCAGTGGGCGGAACCGCGCGGGGCGAAACGGCTGGATGGCTTGGGCATGCTGGTCGAGCAGGCGGCCGAATCGTTCTTTCTATGGCGCAACGTTCGACCGGAAACGGCCAGCGTGCGCTCGCTGCTCCGCCAGTCTCTCAATGAGTGA
- a CDS encoding L-threonylcarbamoyladenylate synthase — translation MKPAVDVKAAVDALRAGGVIACPTEAVWGLSCDPDNDEALAHLMRMKERDPAKGVILVAASIQQFQPWLTQLPLALHAPLAASWPGPNTWLVPDNGRSHGLVRGAHQSVALRVTDHPLMKALCEAFGGPLVSTSANRAGDPPAMSAGEVATIFGEEVAAIVAGELGGNAKPSTIRDLVTGKVMRD, via the coding sequence GCTGCGCGCAGGTGGTGTGATCGCATGCCCTACCGAGGCGGTATGGGGGCTGAGCTGTGATCCCGATAACGACGAAGCGCTGGCGCATTTGATGCGCATGAAAGAGCGCGACCCGGCCAAGGGCGTGATCTTGGTGGCGGCGAGCATTCAGCAATTTCAGCCCTGGCTGACCCAGCTACCCCTTGCGCTGCATGCCCCGCTGGCCGCCAGTTGGCCTGGCCCTAATACTTGGCTAGTGCCCGATAACGGCAGAAGCCACGGCTTAGTGCGTGGTGCTCACCAAAGTGTCGCGTTACGCGTGACCGACCACCCGCTGATGAAAGCGCTGTGCGAAGCGTTTGGTGGCCCACTCGTCTCTACCTCCGCCAACCGAGCCGGCGACCCTCCTGCCATGAGCGCAGGCGAGGTCGCTACCATTTTTGGGGAGGAGGTCGCCGCCATCGTGGCTGGCGAACTGGGCGGCAATGCCAAACCCAGCACCATCCGCGATTTGGTGACCGGCAAAGTGATGCGTGACTAG
- the hemF gene encoding oxygen-dependent coproporphyrinogen oxidase, with the protein MAHEHLDDVKAYLLDLQERLCEGLAAADGRAAFKEDSWQREEGGGGRSRVMESGAIFEKGGVNFSHVHGAQLPPSATAARPELAGRSFHAVGVSWVMHPENPNVPTSHGNVRFFIAEKEGEPPVWWFGGGFDLTPYYPVFEDVVHWHQVARDACAPFGEGVYERYKAWCDDYFYLKHREETRGVGGLFFDDLNEGSFEECFAFQRAVGDSFLDAYLPIVERRKQDAWGERERDFQLYRRGRYVEFNLVWDRGTLFGLQSGGRTESILMSMPPLARWEYAFTPDAGSREAALHDYLVPRDWLAEAAQQSNA; encoded by the coding sequence GTGGCCCACGAGCACCTAGACGACGTTAAAGCGTACCTTCTCGATCTTCAGGAGCGCCTTTGTGAAGGGCTTGCCGCCGCCGATGGGCGGGCCGCGTTCAAAGAGGATAGCTGGCAGCGCGAAGAGGGCGGCGGAGGCCGCTCGCGGGTGATGGAGTCGGGCGCTATTTTTGAAAAAGGCGGCGTCAATTTTTCCCATGTCCACGGTGCGCAGCTGCCGCCGTCTGCGACCGCAGCCCGGCCCGAGCTGGCCGGGCGCAGCTTTCATGCGGTGGGCGTCTCTTGGGTCATGCACCCAGAAAATCCCAACGTACCCACCAGCCACGGCAACGTGCGCTTTTTCATTGCCGAAAAAGAGGGCGAGCCGCCGGTGTGGTGGTTTGGCGGCGGCTTCGACCTAACCCCTTACTATCCGGTGTTCGAGGACGTGGTGCACTGGCATCAGGTCGCGCGTGACGCCTGCGCGCCCTTTGGTGAGGGCGTTTACGAGCGCTACAAAGCGTGGTGCGACGACTACTTCTATCTGAAGCACCGCGAGGAGACCCGCGGCGTTGGCGGACTCTTTTTTGATGACTTGAACGAAGGCAGCTTTGAAGAGTGCTTTGCGTTTCAGCGCGCGGTAGGCGATAGCTTTCTGGACGCTTACCTGCCCATCGTCGAGCGCCGTAAGCAGGACGCCTGGGGCGAGCGCGAGCGCGACTTTCAGCTCTACCGCCGCGGTCGCTATGTCGAGTTCAACCTGGTATGGGACCGTGGCACGCTGTTTGGCTTGCAGAGCGGCGGTCGTACGGAGTCCATTCTGATGTCCATGCCGCCGCTGGCCCGCTGGGAGTACGCCTTTACCCCTGACGCAGGCAGTCGTGAGGCCGCGCTGCACGACTACTTGGTGCCCCGCGATTGGCTGGCCGAAGCCGCCCAGCAGAGCAACGCCTAA